Proteins from one Triticum aestivum cultivar Chinese Spring chromosome 7A, IWGSC CS RefSeq v2.1, whole genome shotgun sequence genomic window:
- the LOC123152289 gene encoding cinnamoyl-CoA reductase 1 yields MEAAGAGKAAAGAGKAAAVCVTGAGGFIASWLVRRLLSRGDYAVHGTVRDPSDPKNDHLRALAGAGERLRLFKADVLDYLSVASAVAGCAGVFHIASPCPAAKSTNPEVELLAPAVAGTLNVLRACREAGVRRVVVVSSVGAVFINPKLPEGPVLDEHCWSNEEYCRTTENWYCLSKTLAEREALSYAEKTGLSVVTVCPSLVFGPLLQPTVNASSLFLINYLKCEGADAMEDKVRNMVDVRDVADALVLAYESPEAAGRYICSAHARKVSETVSIVRSMYPNLNYPKKYVQVGDQKVFSSEKLRRLGWKFTTLEEMLKDSVESYMAAGILN; encoded by the exons ATGGAGGCGGCCGGCGCGGGGAAagcggcggccggcgcggggaAAGCGGCGGCCGTGTGCGTGACCGGCGCGGGAGGCTTCATCGCCTCGTGGCTCGTCCGGCGCCTCCTATCCAGAGGAGACTACGCGGTGCATGGCACCGTCCGTGATCCCA GCGACCCCAAGAATGATCACCTGAGGGCGCTggccggcgccggcgagcggctGCGGCTGTTCAAGGCCGACGTGCTGGACTACTTGAGCGTGGCGTCCGCCGTGGCCGGCTGTGCCGGCGTCTTCCACATCGCAAGCCCCTGTCCCGCCGCCAAATCGACGAACCCCGAG GTGGAGCTGCTTGCCCCGGCGGTGGCCGGCACGCTGAACGTGCTCAGGGCCTGCCGCGAGGCCGGCGTCCGCCGCGTCGTCGTGGTATCGTCGGTCGGCGCGGTCTTCATCAACCCCAAGCTCCCCGAGGGCCCCGTCCTGGACGAACACTGCTGGTCCAATGAGGAGTACTGCAGAACAACTGAG AACTGGTACTGTCTGTCCAAGACACTAGCCGAGCGCGAGGCACTCTCCTACGCAGAGAAGACCGGGCTAAGCGTGGTGACCGTGTGTCCCTCGCTGGTGTTCGGCCCTCTGCTGCAGCCCACGGTGAACGCCAGCAGCTTGTTCCTCATCAACTACTTGAAAT GCGAAGGCGCGGACGCCATGGAGGACAAGGTGAGGAACATGGTGGACGTCAGGGACGTCGCCGACGCCCTTGTACTGGCGTACGAGAGCCCGGAGGCGGCCGGCCGCTACATCTGCAGCGCGCATGCCAGGAAGGTCTCTGAAACGGTTTCCATCGTCAGGAGCATGTATCCGAACCTGAACTACCCAAAGAA GTACGTTCAGGTGGGAGATCAGAAGGTGTTCAGCTCCGAGAAGCTGCGGAGGCTGGGGTGGAAGTTCACGACGCTGGAGGAGATGCTTAAGGACAGCGTTGAGTCCTACATGGCTGCAGGAATCCTAAACTGA